A DNA window from Paraburkholderia hospita contains the following coding sequences:
- a CDS encoding H-NS histone family protein, which produces MDERKRDSMIAYLRHRMEEHGIEPDDLASAIAGDQVRQKAARYQNATGDTWTGDGEMPQWLKQAISSGQRLEHFEMASASPMQDTQRKRIDWRGDPFAGSPLARQHAD; this is translated from the coding sequence ATGGATGAACGCAAGCGGGACAGCATGATCGCTTATCTGCGCCACCGGATGGAAGAACATGGCATTGAGCCGGACGACCTGGCTTCAGCAATAGCGGGCGATCAGGTGAGGCAGAAAGCAGCCCGGTATCAAAATGCGACGGGGGATACCTGGACAGGCGACGGGGAAATGCCCCAGTGGCTGAAGCAGGCGATTAGCTCAGGACAAAGACTCGAGCATTTTGAGATGGCATCGGCGTCACCGATGCAGGATACCCAGCGAAAGAGGATCGACTGGCGCGGCGACCCTTTCGCAGGGAGTCCACTCGCGCGGCAGCACGCTGACTGA
- a CDS encoding UvrD-helicase domain-containing protein, giving the protein MARLIRPTPEQQAIVDAVAGGGNLKIKAYAGAGKTSTLRLVATRLAHQRGIYLAFNREIAEHARRGFPPNVMAGTVHSLAYRSVSPALAARVNHPAEPPHELAARYGIGAVEVPLVTGKTVELTPFELGRMIVDGLGRFCRSADDAPKAIHVPVDEKIDDKAADWLREGLSPHVARLWSESTDPRGRSAIIPDIYLKVWAQGHPRIESDFILFDEAQDSDGVMLWLLNRQPHAQIVYVGDPYQQIYEWRGAVNAMAQIDAPQHALTESFRFGHTFATLASRLLGLLGEQTAVRGQGTIGSILVEDPMVAPPVDAILCRKNVSAIWHLAAGVEAGHRPSIRMSPTEIVAYADGADRLIAGRRAYRPAAFSLFETWDDAQTFARSAAGADLLPIVRIVDEFGTGYLRSLAQRITPEAQADYVISTVHRAKGLEWKRVKVINDFLFKYVDGRLTVEKDELRLLYVAFTRAQHVLDVSDLREALLRLFRS; this is encoded by the coding sequence ATGGCCCGTTTGATAAGACCGACACCTGAACAGCAGGCGATCGTCGATGCTGTCGCCGGTGGCGGCAATCTCAAGATCAAGGCGTACGCGGGCGCGGGCAAGACCTCGACGCTACGGCTTGTCGCAACCCGTCTCGCCCATCAGCGTGGCATCTATCTGGCGTTTAACCGCGAGATTGCAGAGCACGCGCGGCGCGGCTTTCCGCCCAACGTGATGGCCGGAACAGTCCACTCGCTGGCCTACCGATCGGTGTCACCCGCGCTTGCCGCGCGGGTGAACCACCCCGCGGAGCCGCCTCACGAACTTGCTGCTCGCTATGGCATCGGTGCAGTAGAGGTGCCCCTCGTGACGGGAAAGACCGTCGAACTCACACCGTTCGAGCTCGGTCGCATGATTGTCGATGGACTGGGCAGGTTCTGCCGCTCGGCTGACGACGCGCCGAAAGCTATCCATGTTCCCGTCGACGAGAAGATCGACGATAAAGCCGCCGACTGGCTGCGGGAAGGACTGAGCCCCCATGTCGCTCGCCTGTGGAGTGAGAGCACGGACCCGCGTGGCCGCAGCGCCATCATTCCCGACATCTATCTGAAGGTCTGGGCGCAGGGGCACCCGCGCATCGAATCTGACTTTATCCTCTTCGACGAGGCGCAGGACAGCGATGGCGTGATGCTGTGGCTTCTGAACCGGCAGCCACATGCCCAGATCGTCTACGTTGGTGACCCGTACCAGCAGATATACGAATGGCGTGGCGCAGTGAACGCCATGGCGCAGATCGATGCACCCCAACACGCGCTGACCGAGTCCTTCCGTTTCGGTCACACGTTCGCCACGCTCGCCAGCCGGCTACTCGGGCTGCTGGGCGAGCAGACAGCCGTTCGCGGCCAGGGCACGATCGGCTCGATCCTCGTCGAGGACCCGATGGTCGCTCCACCCGTTGATGCCATCCTTTGCCGCAAGAATGTGTCCGCCATCTGGCATCTGGCCGCAGGCGTGGAGGCGGGCCACCGCCCGTCAATCCGCATGAGTCCCACCGAAATTGTTGCGTATGCAGATGGGGCAGACAGGTTGATAGCGGGGCGGCGGGCCTACAGACCTGCAGCCTTTTCGCTGTTTGAGACGTGGGACGATGCACAGACTTTCGCGCGCAGCGCGGCCGGCGCCGATCTGCTTCCCATCGTGCGGATTGTCGATGAATTCGGAACCGGCTATCTGCGCTCGCTGGCGCAACGGATTACGCCTGAAGCGCAGGCCGATTACGTGATCTCCACGGTGCATCGGGCCAAGGGCCTCGAATGGAAGCGGGTGAAAGTCATCAACGATTTTCTGTTCAAATACGTCGATGGTCGCCTGACTGTGGAGAAGGACGAGCTGCGGCTGCTCTACGTCGCGTTCACGCGCGCGCAGCACGTGCTGGACGTATCGGACCTTCGCGAAGCGCTCCTGCGTTTGTTCAGATCATGA